One genomic region from Geitlerinema sp. PCC 9228 encodes:
- a CDS encoding ABA4-like family protein, whose amino-acid sequence MILDYIFNAANLFVLPFWALMIFLPNWGVTRKVMTSTIPLVLLAATYVYLFIVGFDSEAASSLANPTLSEIAGFFAQESAAAIGWVHFIVMDLFVGRWIYWEGQRTGLVTTHSLILCLFAGPSGLLSHIITAGIWNRFFASAAKETTAETNPTA is encoded by the coding sequence ATGATTTTAGACTATATTTTCAACGCTGCCAACCTTTTTGTGCTGCCCTTTTGGGCGTTAATGATTTTTCTCCCCAACTGGGGGGTGACCCGCAAGGTCATGACTTCCACCATTCCCTTGGTTCTGCTGGCTGCTACCTACGTTTATCTATTTATCGTTGGGTTTGACAGCGAAGCCGCTTCCTCCCTTGCCAATCCCACCCTCAGCGAAATTGCCGGCTTTTTTGCCCAAGAGTCGGCGGCAGCCATTGGCTGGGTTCATTTTATCGTAATGGATTTGTTTGTCGGTCGTTGGATTTATTGGGAAGGACAAAGAACGGGTTTGGTGACCACCCATTCGCTGATTTTATGCCTGTTTGCCGGACCTTCTGGCTTGCTTTCCCATATCATCACCGCCGGTATCTGGAATCGGTTTTTTGCTTCGGCAGCTAAGGAAACCACCGCCGAAACCAATCCCACAGCTTAA
- a CDS encoding thioredoxin domain-containing protein: MLSALSEKEFTSKVLQAPQPVLVHFWAPWCGLCKLVHPILTEFQSNYGDRIQVVEINADENFKLANAYKLKTLPTLLLFVQGDVWHRIEHFSGREELKHILAQLAGDDQSSTTTIAPTASTYARLSSEFG; the protein is encoded by the coding sequence ATGCTGTCCGCTCTTAGCGAAAAAGAGTTTACAAGCAAGGTCCTGCAAGCGCCCCAGCCAGTTTTGGTCCATTTTTGGGCACCTTGGTGCGGGCTCTGCAAACTGGTCCACCCCATTTTGACGGAATTCCAAAGCAACTACGGCGATCGCATCCAAGTAGTGGAAATCAACGCCGACGAAAACTTCAAACTTGCCAACGCCTACAAACTAAAAACCCTACCAACCTTGCTTCTGTTCGTGCAAGGGGACGTTTGGCATCGCATCGAACATTTCTCCGGGCGCGAAGAACTCAAACACATCCTCGCCCAATTGGCTGGGGACGACCAAAGCAGCACAACCACAATAGCACCCACTGCTTCTACATACGCCCGCCTATCCTCAGAATTTGGCTAG
- a CDS encoding NAD(P)H-quinone oxidoreductase subunit 5, whose translation MEPIYQYAWLIPVLPLVGAMLVGLGLISYSNATSHLRKPTAVFIISLMGAAMVLSFALLWDQIQGAAPYTQMFEWAAAGEFHLSMGYTIDHLASLMLVIVTTITLLVMVYSDGYMEHDKGYVRFFAYLSLFGSSMLGLVMSPNLVQTYVFWELVGMASYLLIGFWYERPAAADACQKAFVVNRVGDFGFLLGMLGLYWATGTFEFDLMGSRLSDAVSTGALSGAIAALFAVLLFLGPVAKSAQFPLHVWLPDAMEGPTPISALIHAATMVAAGVFLIARMYPVFGEVPLAMDTIAWTGAFTAFLGATIALTQNDIKKGLAYSTISQLGYMVMAMGLGAYSAGLFHLMTHAYFKAMLFLCSGSTIHGMEEVVGHNPTLAQDMRLMGGLRKYMPVTAITFAIGTLSICGIPPFAGFWSKDEILSQAFEANAALWVVGWLTAGLTAFYMFRLYFLTFEGSFRGNDRDLRRQVLAEATPAEEQAAWAAAFGPGAMNPQELEAESDAHDEASHHHSEYPHESPASMTVPLMVLAIPSIALGFVGMPFANYFEEFIYPPEAAAEVAEHAVAFDWTEFTIMAGSSVGIALIGITVASLMYLSGKISPARVAKSLAPLYKFSVNKWYLDDINEAIFVKGSRRLARQILEVDYRVVDGAVNLTGLATLLGGEGLKYFENGRAQFYALIVFAAILGLVVFFSMG comes from the coding sequence ATGGAACCGATTTATCAGTATGCCTGGCTGATTCCTGTTTTACCCTTAGTCGGGGCGATGCTTGTGGGATTGGGGCTGATTTCCTACAGCAACGCCACCAGCCACCTGCGCAAACCCACCGCCGTTTTTATCATCTCCCTCATGGGAGCGGCGATGGTTTTGTCATTTGCCCTGCTTTGGGACCAAATCCAAGGGGCTGCCCCCTACACGCAAATGTTTGAATGGGCAGCCGCCGGAGAGTTTCACCTCTCCATGGGATATACCATCGACCACCTCGCCAGCCTCATGCTGGTCATCGTCACCACCATTACCTTGTTGGTTATGGTGTACAGCGATGGGTACATGGAACACGACAAAGGCTACGTACGCTTTTTTGCCTACTTGAGCCTGTTTGGATCCTCCATGTTGGGTCTGGTGATGTCCCCCAATCTCGTCCAGACCTACGTGTTCTGGGAATTGGTAGGGATGGCTTCCTACCTGCTGATTGGCTTTTGGTACGAACGCCCTGCCGCCGCCGATGCCTGCCAAAAAGCCTTTGTGGTCAACCGCGTGGGCGACTTTGGCTTTTTGTTAGGCATGTTAGGTCTGTATTGGGCGACCGGTACCTTCGAATTTGACCTCATGGGTTCCCGCCTCAGCGATGCGGTGAGCACCGGTGCCCTCAGTGGCGCGATCGCAGCTTTATTTGCCGTGCTGCTGTTTCTGGGCCCAGTGGCCAAATCCGCCCAATTCCCCCTACACGTGTGGTTGCCGGATGCTATGGAAGGACCCACACCCATCTCAGCGTTGATTCACGCTGCTACCATGGTCGCCGCCGGTGTCTTCCTGATTGCGCGCATGTATCCGGTATTTGGCGAAGTGCCCCTTGCCATGGATACCATTGCTTGGACCGGGGCATTCACTGCCTTTTTGGGGGCAACCATTGCCTTGACCCAAAACGATATTAAAAAAGGTCTTGCCTACTCCACCATTTCCCAACTGGGATACATGGTGATGGCGATGGGCCTGGGTGCTTACAGTGCCGGTTTGTTCCACCTAATGACCCACGCCTACTTCAAAGCCATGCTCTTTTTGTGCTCTGGCTCGACCATCCACGGCATGGAAGAAGTGGTGGGGCACAATCCGACCCTGGCACAAGATATGCGTTTGATGGGTGGTTTGCGCAAGTATATGCCCGTTACCGCCATCACTTTTGCCATCGGTACCCTATCCATTTGCGGCATTCCGCCCTTTGCTGGCTTCTGGTCGAAAGATGAGATTCTTTCCCAAGCCTTTGAGGCCAACGCCGCCTTGTGGGTCGTGGGATGGTTGACCGCCGGTTTGACCGCTTTTTACATGTTCCGGCTGTACTTCCTCACCTTTGAAGGTTCTTTCCGCGGCAACGACCGCGATCTTCGCCGGCAAGTCCTCGCAGAAGCAACCCCAGCTGAAGAACAAGCCGCTTGGGCCGCCGCTTTTGGACCGGGGGCCATGAATCCCCAAGAACTGGAAGCGGAAAGCGATGCCCACGACGAAGCTTCGCATCACCACAGCGAATATCCCCACGAATCCCCTGCCAGCATGACTGTGCCTTTGATGGTCCTGGCAATTCCTTCCATAGCCCTGGGGTTCGTAGGGATGCCGTTTGCCAATTATTTTGAGGAATTTATCTATCCCCCCGAGGCAGCTGCAGAGGTTGCCGAACATGCCGTCGCTTTTGACTGGACGGAATTTACCATTATGGCGGGTAGTTCCGTGGGAATTGCCCTGATTGGCATTACAGTAGCTTCCTTAATGTACCTCTCTGGAAAAATTAGTCCGGCACGGGTTGCCAAATCCCTCGCTCCCTTGTACAAATTTTCTGTCAATAAGTGGTACTTGGACGATATTAATGAGGCCATCTTTGTCAAAGGCTCGCGACGCCTAGCACGACAAATTCTGGAAGTAGACTATCGCGTGGTCGATGGTGCCGTGAACCTCACGGGATTGGCGACGCTTCTCGGCGGTGAAGGATTGAAATATTTCGAGAACGGTCGCGCTCAGTTTTACGCTTTGATTGTATTTGCAGCCATTCTAGGTTTGGTGGTGTTTTTTAGCATGGGATAA
- a CDS encoding pentapeptide repeat-containing protein: MAGKQRATWSWYAQLAIASAIAVLVGWGPTLAENPEHVQNLMENRECGGCDLTGADLSGMDLSEVDLTGADLRGAFLVGTNLRDAILDFAILDNTVMTDAYLIGAEMQEISLVGADLSNTVLRDVDMDKANLEGAILQNTQFSGADLDGANFRNADLRNAGLSNTNIAQANFTRAAMSNVNFSESDLKGSSFAGGLLNDAVFFEADLQETNFQEATLKDATFIDADLQDANLNNTNLLNAKLEGADLRGVTFCGAIMPDGETSLQGCN, translated from the coding sequence ATGGCAGGGAAACAACGAGCGACATGGTCTTGGTACGCGCAGCTAGCCATCGCAAGTGCGATCGCTGTTTTGGTAGGATGGGGTCCTACCCTAGCGGAAAATCCCGAACACGTGCAAAATCTCATGGAAAACCGCGAGTGCGGGGGATGCGATTTAACTGGGGCGGATTTAAGCGGTATGGATTTGAGCGAAGTGGATCTTACGGGGGCAGACTTGCGGGGAGCTTTTTTGGTGGGAACCAATCTCCGGGATGCGATCCTGGATTTTGCGATTCTTGACAATACAGTTATGACCGATGCTTATTTGATTGGTGCTGAAATGCAGGAAATTTCCCTGGTAGGAGCCGATTTAAGCAATACGGTCCTGCGCGATGTAGATATGGATAAAGCAAATTTAGAAGGAGCGATTCTTCAGAATACGCAATTTAGCGGTGCCGATTTGGATGGTGCCAATTTTCGCAATGCCGATTTGCGTAATGCTGGCTTGAGTAATACTAATATTGCCCAAGCCAACTTCACCCGTGCCGCTATGTCCAACGTAAATTTTAGCGAATCTGACTTAAAAGGATCCTCCTTTGCCGGGGGGTTGCTCAACGACGCGGTGTTTTTTGAAGCCGATTTGCAAGAAACCAATTTCCAGGAAGCCACCCTCAAAGACGCCACGTTTATCGATGCCGACCTGCAAGATGCCAACTTGAACAATACCAACTTACTCAATGCCAAGTTAGAAGGTGCCGACCTGCGGGGGGTGACCTTTTGCGGTGCCATCATGCCGGATGGGGAAACTTCCCTACAGGGGTGCAATTAG
- a CDS encoding LysR family transcriptional regulator encodes MSELPFTLDQLRILKAIAAEGSFKRAADSLYVSQPAISLQVQNLERQLNVPLFDRGGRRAQLTEAGHLLLSYGEKVLTLCQETCRALEDLQNLQGGTLIIGASQTTGTYLLPRMIGMFRNRYPEVSVQLHVHSTRRTAWSVLNGQIDLAIVGGEVPAELHDSLEIIPYIEDELALLLPAAHPLAKTENIQKEDLYKLKFITLESQSTIRKVIDQVLSRYGIDTRRFRIEMELNSIEAIKNAVQSGLGAAFVSTSAIEKELQLGTLHRAHIQDVEVKRMLSVIYNPNRYRSKAAEAFSRELLPQFAPPGWENKKPPVPPSPPFEPDKQPPPSSNSGTPNSTLT; translated from the coding sequence ATGTCTGAGTTGCCTTTCACTTTGGATCAGTTACGCATTCTCAAAGCGATCGCCGCGGAGGGAAGTTTCAAACGAGCTGCTGACAGTTTGTACGTTTCCCAACCAGCCATTAGCCTGCAAGTACAAAACTTAGAGCGGCAGCTCAACGTTCCTCTGTTCGACCGCGGTGGCAGGCGCGCCCAACTCACCGAAGCCGGGCATTTGCTGCTCAGCTACGGGGAAAAGGTACTCACCCTTTGCCAGGAAACCTGCCGCGCTTTAGAAGACTTGCAAAACTTGCAGGGAGGCACCCTAATTATTGGTGCTTCTCAAACCACCGGTACGTATCTGCTGCCGCGCATGATTGGCATGTTCCGCAACCGCTATCCGGAAGTATCGGTACAGCTGCACGTCCATTCCACCCGGCGCACGGCTTGGAGCGTTCTCAACGGTCAAATCGACCTAGCCATTGTTGGCGGCGAAGTACCGGCGGAACTGCACGATTCTTTAGAAATTATTCCTTACATCGAAGACGAACTGGCCCTATTACTACCCGCTGCCCATCCCCTGGCGAAAACGGAAAACATTCAAAAAGAAGACCTGTACAAACTGAAATTTATTACCCTAGAATCACAATCCACCATTCGCAAAGTCATCGATCAGGTGCTGTCGCGCTACGGCATCGATACCCGTCGTTTTCGCATTGAAATGGAACTCAACTCCATTGAAGCCATCAAAAATGCGGTGCAATCGGGCTTGGGTGCTGCCTTTGTCTCTACTTCCGCCATTGAAAAGGAACTGCAGCTAGGCACCCTACACCGTGCCCACATTCAAGATGTAGAAGTCAAAAGGATGCTTTCGGTGATTTACAATCCCAACCGCTACCGTTCCAAGGCGGCAGAGGCCTTCAGTCGAGAACTGCTGCCTCAATTTGCGCCGCCGGGATGGGAAAACAAAAAACCGCCGGTTCCGCCTTCTCCGCCGTTTGAACCGGACAAACAACCGCCACCGTCGTCCAACTCCGGTACGCCCAATTCTACGCTCACCTAA
- a CDS encoding serine/threonine-protein kinase, which produces MTLVQKPDTTTGKATGKTTGMEVYCTRPSCPRPNNVFPDLDDKNNLTTTQQKYCTTCGMPIILAGRYLPLRLLGQGGFGAAFLARDRYTPAMRPCVVKQFQPSGDLTSQQRELAQNLFQREAVALEELGNAHPNIPNLLAFFPLEIPSRSDPNQNEQFFYLVQEYIDGQNLEQELEQKGKFSEAEILEVLRSVLDILRVVHEKNAIHRDIKPANIMRNQDNRLYLLDFGAVKRAAMGGTQLQQQGASTGIFSMGFAPPEQMSGSTVYPATDLYALAVTCITLLTGRQPMDLYDSYSNQWNWHEEAKVSDLTAAVLDKLLQATPSDRFQAAEEVLAALPESGTASGGGSTGTSSASIGLAPTQQQSRSSPSPPAPSPAPAPSSNVPATASGSRSFSMVEVMAGAAFTGFEGSLLYLAAATFVAPGLSMAIAVLLSAGLAIAQNRRLIEGKDLPILGAITVALVILSPLSGGILNNPLGIATIAVVSGAVAIAVTAIFQLVRSMLANFL; this is translated from the coding sequence ATGACACTTGTCCAAAAACCTGATACAACAACTGGCAAAGCAACTGGTAAAACAACTGGCATGGAAGTCTACTGCACCCGTCCTAGCTGTCCCAGACCCAACAACGTTTTTCCCGATCTGGACGATAAAAACAACCTCACGACCACCCAGCAAAAATACTGTACAACTTGCGGTATGCCCATTATTCTGGCTGGGCGCTATCTCCCCTTGCGTTTGTTAGGTCAAGGTGGGTTTGGGGCAGCTTTTCTCGCCAGAGACCGCTATACGCCAGCCATGCGTCCGTGCGTGGTCAAACAATTTCAACCTTCTGGGGATTTAACGTCCCAGCAACGGGAACTGGCGCAAAATTTATTCCAGCGCGAAGCTGTGGCCCTGGAAGAGCTGGGCAACGCACATCCCAATATCCCCAATCTTTTGGCTTTTTTCCCTTTAGAAATTCCTTCCCGTAGCGACCCCAACCAAAACGAACAATTTTTTTATCTAGTCCAAGAATATATTGATGGCCAAAATTTAGAACAGGAACTGGAACAAAAGGGCAAGTTTTCTGAAGCGGAAATTTTGGAGGTTTTGCGATCGGTTTTGGATATTCTGCGGGTGGTTCACGAAAAAAATGCCATTCACCGGGATATCAAGCCGGCTAATATTATGCGCAATCAGGACAATCGCCTGTATTTGCTTGATTTTGGTGCTGTGAAGCGGGCGGCTATGGGGGGCACCCAACTCCAACAACAAGGTGCTTCCACTGGCATTTTCTCCATGGGTTTTGCGCCACCGGAGCAAATGTCGGGGAGTACGGTGTATCCGGCAACGGATTTGTATGCTTTGGCTGTGACTTGCATTACCCTGCTGACGGGGCGGCAGCCTATGGATTTGTACGATTCTTATAGCAATCAGTGGAACTGGCACGAGGAAGCCAAGGTGAGCGATCTCACGGCGGCGGTGTTGGATAAGTTGTTGCAAGCCACTCCCAGCGATCGCTTTCAGGCCGCAGAAGAAGTGCTGGCAGCTCTGCCAGAATCGGGTACTGCCAGTGGCGGTGGTTCTACTGGGACCTCTTCTGCATCGATTGGGTTGGCACCGACCCAACAGCAGAGCCGTTCTTCCCCGTCGCCACCAGCTCCTTCTCCGGCACCTGCGCCAAGTTCCAACGTGCCTGCAACTGCCTCTGGTAGCCGTTCGTTTTCTATGGTGGAAGTGATGGCAGGGGCTGCTTTTACGGGATTTGAGGGGTCTTTGCTGTACCTGGCTGCGGCTACGTTTGTGGCCCCGGGCCTTAGCATGGCGATCGCGGTGTTGCTGTCGGCGGGATTGGCGATCGCGCAAAACCGACGGCTGATAGAAGGCAAGGATTTGCCCATTTTGGGGGCGATTACCGTGGCGTTGGTGATTCTGTCCCCACTATCGGGAGGTATTCTCAACAATCCCCTGGGCATTGCCACGATTGCGGTGGTTTCTGGGGCAGTCGCGATCGCGGTTACCGCCATTTTCCAGCTGGTGCGTTCGATGCTGGCTAATTTTCTCTAA
- the recJ gene encoding single-stranded-DNA-specific exonuclease RecJ, which produces MSTRSPIWQLPPTETPPAWFRPMVQRYLPSAAEWDGRYLAQLLWQRGIRQEEQLRGFLDCKAYQPTSPFAFGEPMKLAVHRLQLAMEGGEAVAIWGDFDTDGVTATSVLWEGLGEFFPPEKLTYFIPNRLQDSHGLHKAGLKRLASSGYKLLVTCDTGNSNLGEIDYAAQLGMDVLVTDHHTLPDSPPAAVAVINPRSLPADHPLAHLSGVAVAYKLIEALYESFPHIPQQPLEHLLDLVAIGLIADLVKLTGDCRYLAQKGIEQLQADYHKPPDQRHRPGIGKLLDLCKRSGDRPTDISFGIGPRINSVSRIYGDASLCVELLTSRDVQRCSELAEKVELTNHRRQEMAERVAAQVRNKLAEIDLSTTCFIVLADESWSVGILGLVASQIAEAYGMPTLLLGIDGETAMGSARSVCEIDLYRLICDCSHLLTRWGGHPFAAGMSLPAANIPLLRETLNRKLRHLADKNENLGVPQVAADLKVSVEELGKNLFKELKCLEPYGMGNPVPRLLLENCRFVNPYDKSLQDKRTQRPMKYKKTEFKICNHRGDIGFSGVWWGHPKEDLPLGKAVDAIVELEANLAKKKYEVRLVDFRLRETPASVKMTNGDVPAILDFRQATEVPQGEEWVLVKQCPQSWDELSQWWQQAVRLQKPLALAYRCNEEVTATEIWQRLVGMAKYLSRTQKIVSEADLLAKLPIANYPLLQVGLQALTQLGWEVVQTPAGIQILGDGDFYNTSPEKMQPLREAIGEIQFRRQYFQTVPIATIQATLR; this is translated from the coding sequence ATGTCGACTCGCTCTCCTATTTGGCAACTTCCTCCCACAGAAACTCCCCCTGCCTGGTTTCGACCAATGGTACAACGCTACCTTCCATCTGCGGCAGAGTGGGACGGTCGCTATCTGGCGCAACTGCTTTGGCAGCGAGGCATTCGCCAAGAGGAACAACTGCGGGGGTTTCTCGACTGCAAGGCTTACCAACCCACCAGTCCGTTTGCCTTTGGCGAACCGATGAAATTGGCAGTCCATCGCCTGCAATTGGCTATGGAAGGTGGGGAAGCTGTTGCCATTTGGGGAGATTTCGATACTGATGGCGTAACGGCAACCAGCGTTCTGTGGGAAGGGTTGGGTGAGTTTTTCCCGCCAGAGAAGTTGACCTATTTTATTCCCAATCGCCTGCAAGATTCCCACGGCTTGCATAAGGCTGGCTTGAAACGGTTGGCGTCATCGGGATACAAGCTACTGGTGACTTGCGATACGGGAAACAGCAATCTCGGGGAAATTGACTATGCCGCTCAGTTGGGTATGGATGTTCTTGTTACCGACCACCATACCCTCCCGGATTCCCCGCCGGCGGCGGTGGCGGTTATCAATCCGCGATCGCTTCCTGCTGACCATCCTTTGGCCCATCTGTCGGGGGTGGCGGTGGCGTACAAACTCATAGAAGCTCTTTATGAAAGTTTTCCCCATATTCCCCAACAACCGTTAGAACATTTGCTGGATTTAGTAGCCATAGGACTGATTGCCGATTTAGTGAAACTAACGGGAGATTGTCGCTATCTGGCACAAAAAGGCATCGAACAATTGCAAGCCGATTACCACAAACCCCCCGACCAACGCCACCGACCGGGAATTGGCAAGCTTTTGGACCTTTGCAAGCGTAGTGGCGATCGCCCCACGGATATTTCTTTTGGTATTGGTCCGCGTATCAATTCCGTTAGCCGCATTTACGGCGATGCCAGTTTGTGTGTGGAACTACTCACCAGCCGGGATGTGCAACGCTGTTCGGAACTAGCAGAAAAAGTAGAACTTACCAACCACCGCCGCCAGGAAATGGCAGAACGAGTAGCCGCTCAAGTGAGAAACAAATTAGCCGAAATTGACCTATCTACCACGTGCTTCATTGTTTTGGCTGATGAAAGTTGGTCGGTGGGGATTTTGGGATTGGTCGCCAGTCAAATTGCTGAGGCATATGGCATGCCAACGTTGCTGTTGGGAATTGATGGGGAAACAGCCATGGGGTCGGCACGTTCGGTCTGCGAAATTGACTTGTACCGGCTGATTTGCGATTGCTCCCATTTGCTAACCCGCTGGGGCGGACATCCGTTTGCTGCTGGGATGAGTTTGCCGGCAGCCAACATTCCCCTGTTACGGGAAACCCTCAACCGCAAGCTACGGCATTTGGCAGACAAAAATGAAAATCTGGGGGTTCCTCAGGTTGCTGCGGACTTAAAAGTCTCGGTCGAGGAGTTAGGCAAAAATTTGTTTAAAGAATTAAAATGCTTGGAACCCTACGGCATGGGAAATCCCGTTCCCCGGCTTTTGCTGGAAAATTGCCGGTTTGTCAATCCCTACGATAAATCTCTTCAGGATAAAAGAACGCAGCGACCGATGAAATATAAGAAAACCGAGTTTAAAATTTGCAACCACCGCGGCGATATCGGATTTTCTGGTGTTTGGTGGGGACATCCCAAGGAAGATTTGCCACTAGGAAAGGCTGTGGATGCCATTGTGGAGTTGGAAGCCAATTTGGCGAAAAAGAAATACGAAGTGCGTTTGGTGGATTTTCGCCTACGGGAAACACCAGCTTCTGTAAAAATGACCAATGGCGATGTACCGGCCATTCTCGATTTTCGGCAGGCGACAGAAGTTCCCCAGGGAGAAGAATGGGTTTTGGTGAAGCAATGCCCTCAAAGTTGGGACGAACTGTCTCAATGGTGGCAGCAAGCGGTTCGCCTGCAAAAACCCTTGGCATTGGCCTATCGCTGCAACGAGGAGGTAACCGCAACGGAAATTTGGCAGCGACTGGTTGGCATGGCAAAATATCTCAGCCGTACCCAAAAAATTGTTTCTGAGGCTGATTTGCTGGCTAAATTGCCGATTGCCAACTATCCGCTTTTACAGGTGGGATTGCAGGCTCTCACCCAGCTGGGATGGGAGGTGGTGCAAACCCCTGCGGGTATCCAAATTTTGGGTGATGGGGATTTTTATAACACAAGTCCCGAAAAAATGCAACCCCTCCGGGAAGCGATCGGGGAAATTCAGTTTCGCCGGCAGTATTTCCAAACCGTTCCCATTGCTACCATCCAAGCAACACTACGATAG
- a CDS encoding NnrU family protein, which yields MMFDHGSVWNWIADSHLVMVALLAGFALAHSGLAAWRGQGEQWLGARGYRVLFALVSLPLAVLLVVYFINHRYDGVQLWQVQDVPGMRSLVWVLSAISFVFLYPATFNLLEIAAVQKPQVHLYETGIIRICRHPQMVGQVIWCIAHTLWLGSSFAVVTSLGLIAHHLFGVWHGDRRWLQRYPEAFPPVKARTSIIPFLAIWQGRQTLKPQEFLRPAYLGVALFVWLLAWAHPYLIQGSAWLGWR from the coding sequence ATGATGTTCGACCATGGTTCGGTTTGGAATTGGATCGCAGACAGCCACTTGGTGATGGTGGCTCTGCTGGCAGGCTTTGCTCTGGCACACAGCGGTTTGGCTGCTTGGCGAGGGCAAGGAGAGCAATGGTTGGGCGCGCGGGGATATCGCGTCCTGTTTGCCCTGGTCAGTCTGCCTTTGGCCGTGTTGCTGGTCGTATATTTCATCAACCACCGCTACGACGGCGTGCAACTGTGGCAGGTGCAGGATGTGCCTGGAATGCGATCGCTGGTTTGGGTGCTTTCTGCCATTTCCTTTGTTTTCTTATATCCGGCTACTTTTAACCTACTAGAAATTGCCGCCGTGCAAAAGCCACAGGTACATTTGTACGAAACCGGAATTATCCGCATCTGCCGCCACCCGCAAATGGTGGGGCAAGTCATTTGGTGCATCGCCCATACCCTGTGGTTGGGGAGCAGTTTCGCGGTGGTGACCTCTTTGGGGTTGATTGCCCACCACCTGTTTGGGGTTTGGCATGGCGATCGCCGCTGGCTGCAGCGATATCCAGAAGCCTTTCCCCCAGTCAAAGCACGTACCTCCATCATTCCGTTTTTGGCCATTTGGCAAGGACGACAAACCCTGAAACCACAGGAGTTTTTGCGTCCGGCGTACCTGGGCGTGGCCCTATTTGTTTGGCTGCTGGCTTGGGCGCACCCTTACCTAATCCAAGGGAGTGCTTGGTTGGGATGGCGTTAA